Proteins from a single region of Mucilaginibacter daejeonensis:
- a CDS encoding DUF4932 domain-containing protein, giving the protein MKKNFTFAAIIISAVVFFSSCQTQNIASRFTSKYAKANTGKVVAQSSEAVELGYTMLALTELAQKDTNMVDHNSAYYTELMKFFGKHQNDKGIQQLNAQLTRNPEFVKNYVDGLFAFQMNNGRFGLKADYRIDLNKIDFKRYGSLLEKFYHATNFHSFYMQHQDLYAQMVQKANEQYNMANLQSTVNAKGFQVVVSPLTKATSTLTIKGSAYTEGVIFATVNMNNLNAAPQQVLASKE; this is encoded by the coding sequence ATGAAAAAGAACTTTACTTTCGCCGCTATCATCATCTCAGCAGTAGTTTTCTTCAGCAGCTGCCAAACTCAAAACATCGCTTCTCGCTTCACTTCTAAATATGCTAAAGCGAACACCGGCAAGGTGGTAGCACAAAGCTCTGAAGCAGTAGAATTAGGCTACACCATGCTGGCTTTGACCGAGCTTGCTCAAAAAGATACCAACATGGTAGACCACAACAGCGCTTACTATACCGAACTGATGAAGTTCTTCGGTAAACATCAGAACGACAAAGGTATACAACAGCTAAATGCTCAACTGACCCGCAACCCTGAGTTCGTGAAGAACTATGTTGATGGCCTGTTCGCTTTCCAAATGAATAACGGCCGCTTTGGTTTAAAAGCCGATTACCGTATAGACCTGAACAAGATCGATTTCAAACGCTACGGTAGCTTACTGGAAAAATTCTACCACGCTACCAACTTCCACAGCTTCTACATGCAACACCAGGACCTGTACGCTCAAATGGTGCAAAAAGCTAACGAGCAATACAACATGGCCAACCTGCAAAGCACTGTCAATGCAAAAGGTTTCCAAGTGGTAGTGTCTCCACTGACCAAAGCTACCAGCACCTTGACCATAAAAGGCAGCGCTTATACCGAAGGTGTGATCTTCGCAACCGTTAATATGAACAACCTGAACGCTGCCCCACAACAAGTGTTGGCCAGCAAAGAATAA
- a CDS encoding OsmC family protein, with product MEIDTSTKGTSKATAKASIARAHYQTVVHSGSHAIIADEPTELGGTNLGMNPFGLLLSSLGSCTAITLRMYIDRKMWVVDEINIDLEVFEVPDGNQIETRIQFKGDLTEEQTQRLFSIAEKCPIHKLLAGNIKLETKII from the coding sequence ATGGAGATCGATACCTCAACTAAAGGAACATCTAAGGCCACAGCAAAGGCCAGCATAGCCCGGGCTCATTATCAAACAGTGGTACACAGCGGCAGCCACGCTATCATAGCTGATGAGCCTACCGAGCTCGGCGGCACCAACTTAGGAATGAACCCGTTCGGGCTGTTGCTTTCAAGCCTGGGCAGCTGTACGGCTATTACCCTGCGCATGTACATCGACCGTAAGATGTGGGTGGTGGATGAGATCAACATCGACCTCGAGGTATTTGAGGTGCCTGATGGCAACCAAATCGAGACCCGCATCCAATTCAAAGGCGACCTGACCGAGGAGCAGACCCAACGCTTGTTCAGCATAGCCGAAAAATGCCCCATTCATAAACTGTTGGCAGGCAACATCAAGCTCGAGACAAAGATCATCTAA
- a CDS encoding dicarboxylate/amino acid:cation symporter: MKQSKLTLYIFIALVLGVIVGYFYNVKVIKEYNYNIVKADSTVRAIDTRIVRLKDTTVTEFAALKTERAAVVKARKESDTIREGKLEGFVILSDVFLRLIKMIVAPLVFTTLVVGVAKVGDISAVGRIGGKTMLWFLSASLASLLLGMLLVNLFKPGETMHIPLPDSHLTTDIKKAALSLRDFITHVFPKSFIESMANNEILQIVVFALFFGVATGAIGEKGDVIIQFMDAAAHVILKITGYVMKVAPLAVFGAITAVIARQGLGILSTYAVFIGEFYFSLLVLWLVIILAGFMVLRTRAFTLVNRIKDAMLIAFSTSTSEAAYPRILMELERFGCNNKIVSFVLPLGYSFNLDGSMMYMTFASLFLAQSYGIHLAFPQQLSMLLVLMLTSKGIAGVPRASLVVIAGTIAMYNIPEAGLALLIGIDPLLDMGRSATNVLGNAMATAVVSKWEGDLKD; the protein is encoded by the coding sequence ATGAAACAAAGTAAACTAACGCTTTATATCTTTATTGCCCTTGTATTGGGTGTTATCGTAGGATATTTTTACAATGTTAAAGTAATTAAGGAATATAACTACAATATAGTAAAAGCTGATTCCACCGTTCGTGCGATAGACACCCGTATAGTAAGGCTGAAAGATACCACCGTTACCGAATTTGCCGCCCTCAAGACCGAGCGTGCCGCTGTGGTAAAGGCCCGTAAAGAGAGTGATACCATACGCGAAGGCAAACTGGAAGGCTTTGTGATCCTGAGTGATGTTTTTTTACGCCTGATCAAAATGATCGTGGCTCCCTTGGTGTTCACTACGCTGGTAGTAGGTGTGGCAAAGGTGGGCGACATAAGCGCCGTGGGCCGCATTGGCGGCAAGACCATGCTTTGGTTCCTGAGTGCCTCGTTAGCGTCCTTGTTATTAGGTATGCTGTTGGTGAACCTGTTCAAACCAGGCGAGACCATGCATATCCCATTGCCTGACAGCCATTTGACCACTGATATCAAAAAAGCGGCGTTATCGCTGCGCGACTTTATTACCCATGTGTTCCCTAAGAGCTTCATTGAGTCGATGGCTAACAACGAGATACTACAGATCGTGGTGTTCGCCTTGTTCTTTGGTGTGGCCACCGGTGCCATTGGCGAAAAGGGCGACGTGATCATCCAGTTCATGGATGCCGCAGCGCACGTGATACTCAAGATCACGGGTTATGTGATGAAGGTTGCTCCATTAGCCGTGTTCGGTGCTATCACTGCGGTGATAGCGCGTCAGGGTTTGGGTATCTTATCCACCTACGCAGTATTCATTGGCGAGTTCTATTTCTCGTTACTGGTTCTTTGGCTGGTGATCATACTGGCCGGCTTTATGGTGCTACGCACTCGTGCGTTCACGCTGGTGAACCGCATTAAGGATGCGATGCTGATCGCGTTCAGTACATCTACCAGTGAGGCAGCTTATCCACGTATATTGATGGAATTGGAGCGCTTTGGTTGCAACAACAAGATCGTGAGCTTTGTATTGCCTTTGGGCTACTCGTTCAACCTCGACGGCTCCATGATGTACATGACCTTCGCTTCGTTGTTCCTCGCACAATCATATGGTATACATTTGGCGTTCCCTCAGCAATTGTCGATGTTGTTGGTGCTGATGCTGACCAGTAAAGGTATAGCCGGTGTGCCGCGTGCATCGTTAGTGGTGATCGCCGGTACCATTGCCATGTACAACATTCCTGAAGCTGGTTTGGCGCTGCTGATCGGTATCGATCCGCTGCTGGATATGGGCCGCTCGGCTACTAACGTATTAGGTAACGCCATGGCTACTGCCGTAGTAAGCAAGTGGGAAGGCGACTTGAAAGACTAA
- a CDS encoding RNA polymerase sigma factor, with product MNDKDAAFRQIFESNSKKIFRLCLGYTGDEDAAHDLLQETFVKVWQNLDKFRNTALISTWIYRIAVNTCLTYLRSEKRQAKEELTPQLAETRKEDLSEKNEQVALLYKCIAKLEESERIIITMVLDELPYPEIAEISGISEGNLRVKIHRIKQKLTDLYNHYERL from the coding sequence GTGAATGATAAGGATGCTGCCTTTAGGCAGATATTTGAATCGAACTCCAAAAAGATATTCCGCCTTTGCCTCGGTTACACCGGGGATGAGGACGCGGCACATGACCTGTTACAGGAAACATTCGTAAAGGTTTGGCAAAACCTCGACAAGTTCCGTAACACGGCGCTGATATCTACCTGGATATACCGCATAGCGGTGAACACCTGTTTGACCTACCTGCGGTCAGAGAAACGCCAGGCCAAGGAAGAGCTTACCCCTCAACTGGCCGAAACGCGTAAGGAGGACCTGTCGGAAAAGAATGAACAGGTGGCATTATTATATAAATGTATAGCCAAACTTGAAGAGTCAGAAAGAATTATCATCACTATGGTGCTCGATGAGTTGCCATACCCCGAGATCGCCGAGATATCAGGTATATCTGAAGGCAACCTGCGGGTCAAGATCCATCGTATAAAACAAAAGCTAACCGATCTATATAATCATTATGAAAGACTTTGA
- a CDS encoding GNAT family N-acetyltransferase, translating to MNNTPELNISLKHVTADDIRLLASMSRETFYAAFGHLNSADDMDAYTAKAFGHDQLLSEIATPGSTFYFAILNEQVTGFIKINTGHAQTEFKNRNSLEVERLYVLAQHQGKKIGSQMLEAAVSMAVEQQRDMIWLGVWERNANAIRLYERMGFMHCGNHDFMLGGDRQTDLLMCRDLK from the coding sequence TTGAATAACACACCGGAATTAAATATCAGTTTGAAGCATGTAACGGCCGATGACATTCGTTTACTAGCCAGTATGAGCCGGGAGACCTTCTATGCCGCGTTCGGACATCTGAACTCCGCTGATGATATGGATGCGTATACTGCAAAGGCTTTTGGTCATGACCAGTTGTTGAGTGAGATAGCCACTCCCGGGTCGACCTTTTATTTTGCCATACTGAATGAACAAGTGACCGGCTTCATCAAGATCAATACAGGCCACGCACAAACTGAGTTTAAGAACCGCAACAGCCTGGAGGTGGAACGATTATATGTGCTCGCTCAACATCAAGGCAAAAAGATCGGTAGCCAGATGCTGGAAGCCGCGGTGAGCATGGCTGTTGAGCAACAGCGCGACATGATCTGGTTGGGAGTTTGGGAACGCAACGCTAACGCCATCCGGCTTTACGAGCGCATGGGCTTTATGCATTGTGGAAACCATGATTTTATGCTGGGCGGTGATCGCCAAACAGACCTACTCATGTGCCGCGATCTGAAGTAA
- a CDS encoding serine hydrolase domain-containing protein: MKIFTLALTFSLLSSSIIYAQKKGYYPPAGSWEMRSPTQMGLNDEAIQRTIAFAKAHEAKASRNGELSQFQSFGKEPFSEAVGPLTDRGDATGLIIYKGYIVAQWGQPKNVEIVNSVSKSFLSTLVGLAVDRGLIRSTADTVANYVPFVELYDPNSNVTQRTAMQNSLIYPFASAHNKRLTWDVMLRQTSDWEGTLWGKPDWADRPQGDIEQYKDRKRNEPGAVYKYNDVRVNALALAATSVWRRPLPQVLKENIMDPIGASTTWRWTGYRTSWIVLDGQPVQSVSGGGHWGGGMFMNAFDMARFGLLTVRRGNWNGKQLISQQWVKQALTPTTANTGYGYMNWFLNTDKKLLPSAAENVWVHIGNGTNMIYCDPDHELVMVVRWIESRDMDGVVKSLLEALKK; the protein is encoded by the coding sequence ATGAAGATCTTTACCCTTGCGCTTACTTTCTCTTTACTTAGCTCATCAATAATATACGCTCAAAAGAAAGGCTACTACCCTCCTGCCGGTTCTTGGGAAATGCGTTCCCCCACTCAAATGGGACTTAACGATGAAGCCATTCAGCGAACCATAGCTTTTGCCAAAGCTCACGAAGCCAAAGCGTCACGCAACGGTGAGTTATCGCAATTCCAGAGTTTTGGGAAGGAACCATTCAGCGAAGCAGTGGGCCCGCTTACCGACCGTGGCGATGCAACGGGTCTGATCATCTATAAAGGATATATCGTTGCCCAGTGGGGTCAACCCAAAAATGTCGAGATAGTCAATAGCGTATCCAAGAGCTTTCTGTCTACGCTGGTCGGTTTGGCGGTGGATCGCGGCCTTATCCGCAGCACGGCCGATACTGTGGCTAACTATGTTCCGTTCGTTGAGTTATACGACCCTAATAGTAACGTGACTCAGCGCACCGCTATGCAAAATAGCCTGATCTATCCTTTTGCTTCGGCGCATAACAAACGCCTGACGTGGGACGTGATGCTGCGGCAGACCAGTGATTGGGAAGGTACCCTGTGGGGCAAACCTGATTGGGCCGACCGTCCGCAAGGGGACATAGAACAATATAAAGACCGCAAGCGCAATGAACCGGGTGCCGTATATAAATATAACGATGTAAGGGTTAACGCCCTTGCACTGGCTGCTACATCGGTTTGGCGGAGGCCCTTGCCGCAGGTTTTAAAAGAAAATATCATGGATCCGATCGGTGCTTCTACCACCTGGCGTTGGACGGGCTACCGTACCTCGTGGATCGTGTTGGACGGTCAACCCGTACAATCGGTAAGTGGCGGCGGGCATTGGGGCGGCGGCATGTTCATGAACGCTTTTGATATGGCTCGCTTCGGTCTGCTCACTGTGCGCCGTGGTAATTGGAATGGCAAGCAACTCATCAGCCAGCAATGGGTAAAGCAGGCACTTACTCCTACAACGGCCAATACAGGCTATGGGTATATGAACTGGTTCCTTAATACCGACAAAAAGCTGTTGCCGTCGGCCGCAGAGAATGTATGGGTACACATTGGCAACGGTACTAACATGATCTACTGCGATCCTGATCATGAGCTGGTTATGGTGGTACGCTGGATCGAGAGCCGGGATATGGATGGTGTTGTTAAGAGCCTTTTAGAGGCCTTGAAGAAGTAG
- a CDS encoding prephenate dehydratase, with the protein MENNRPRVAIQGIRASFHEEAAFRYFGTDIQTVECNSFKQTFEALKNKQADYLVMAIENNIAGSILPNYSLLRSYNFPIVGEVYLPIQLHFLTLPGVKFEDLRYVISHPIALRQCIDFIDEYPHIKVVESNDTAACAKRVRDEQLTDTAAIANALAANLYELEIKERRIESNKKNFTRFLIFTTHENAKKVTANKASLCFQVSNEVGALAKVLNILAEQEINMSKIQSMPVLGKRNEYNFYLDIEWKNTDQYDKAIRQILNYTHNFNILGEYERYIDEVIY; encoded by the coding sequence ATGGAAAACAATAGACCACGAGTAGCGATCCAGGGCATCCGCGCTTCCTTTCACGAAGAGGCCGCTTTCCGGTATTTCGGTACTGACATACAGACCGTCGAGTGCAACTCCTTCAAACAAACGTTCGAGGCGTTAAAGAACAAGCAGGCCGACTACCTGGTGATGGCCATCGAGAATAACATCGCTGGTAGCATCTTACCGAACTACTCTTTGTTGCGGAGCTACAACTTCCCTATCGTGGGCGAGGTTTACCTGCCGATCCAGTTGCACTTCCTCACCTTGCCAGGTGTAAAGTTCGAGGATCTGCGCTACGTGATATCGCACCCGATCGCCCTGCGCCAGTGCATCGACTTTATTGACGAGTACCCGCACATTAAGGTGGTGGAGAGTAACGACACCGCAGCCTGCGCTAAACGTGTACGTGATGAGCAACTGACCGACACCGCTGCCATAGCGAACGCACTTGCAGCCAACCTGTACGAGCTGGAGATCAAGGAACGCCGCATCGAGAGTAATAAAAAGAACTTTACCCGTTTCCTGATCTTTACCACGCATGAGAATGCTAAAAAGGTGACCGCCAATAAAGCGTCATTATGCTTCCAGGTGAGTAACGAGGTTGGCGCATTAGCTAAGGTGTTGAACATACTGGCCGAACAAGAGATCAACATGAGCAAGATCCAAAGCATGCCGGTGTTGGGTAAACGTAACGAGTACAACTTTTACCTCGATATTGAATGGAAGAACACCGACCAGTATGACAAGGCCATTCGACAGATCCTGAATTATACGCACAACTTCAATATACTGGGCGAGTACGAACGCTACATTGACGAGGTGATCTATTAG
- a CDS encoding chorismate mutase, whose product MKLDLKIQPLSSWITAKSEPLLIAGPCSAETEDQLVATAHLLAATGKVTALRAGIWKPRTRPGEFEGIGSIGLEWLKRAKAETGLPTAVEVATGKHVEEALKAGVDIFWVGARSTVNPFTVQEIADALRGVDIPVMVKNPVNPDLSLWIGALERINNAGITKLAAIHRGFSSFEKTAFRNEPMWDLAINLKTHAPELPIICDPSHISGNRELIPYVSQKALDLDMQGLMIESHIDPSVAWTDAKQQLTPSALAELIERLTLRHSEVVNADVKDKLTELRSKIDKIDDLVIQKLAERMQIVEQIGNYKKDNGITILQVNRWDEILQKRTNYGKALKLSGEFTEKLLELVHSESIRKQTEIMNAGQSEAAAQEQLSHS is encoded by the coding sequence ATGAAACTTGATCTTAAAATACAGCCCCTAAGCTCATGGATCACTGCTAAAAGTGAACCATTACTGATCGCCGGCCCTTGCAGCGCCGAGACCGAAGACCAACTGGTAGCCACTGCCCACTTACTGGCAGCCACCGGTAAAGTGACCGCCCTGCGTGCAGGTATATGGAAACCACGTACCCGTCCGGGTGAATTTGAAGGTATCGGTAGCATCGGTTTAGAGTGGTTAAAACGTGCTAAAGCTGAAACTGGCCTGCCTACCGCGGTAGAGGTCGCTACAGGCAAACACGTTGAAGAGGCTTTAAAAGCTGGTGTTGATATTTTTTGGGTAGGTGCCCGCTCTACCGTTAATCCGTTCACTGTTCAGGAGATCGCTGATGCCCTGCGCGGTGTGGATATCCCGGTGATGGTAAAGAACCCGGTAAATCCTGACCTGTCGTTATGGATCGGTGCCTTAGAGCGTATCAATAACGCCGGTATCACTAAGCTGGCCGCTATTCACCGTGGTTTCTCATCGTTCGAAAAAACGGCTTTCCGTAACGAACCGATGTGGGATCTGGCCATCAACTTAAAAACTCATGCGCCTGAATTGCCGATCATTTGCGATCCAAGCCACATCTCGGGTAATCGCGAGCTGATCCCTTACGTATCGCAAAAAGCACTTGACCTGGATATGCAAGGTTTAATGATCGAATCACACATCGATCCTTCAGTGGCCTGGACCGATGCAAAACAGCAACTTACTCCTTCGGCTCTGGCTGAACTGATAGAGCGTTTGACCCTGCGTCACTCTGAAGTGGTGAATGCTGATGTAAAAGACAAACTGACCGAATTACGTAGCAAGATCGACAAGATCGACGACCTGGTGATCCAGAAATTAGCTGAGCGTATGCAGATCGTTGAGCAGATCGGTAACTACAAAAAAGACAACGGCATCACCATTTTGCAAGTTAACCGTTGGGACGAGATCCTTCAAAAACGCACTAACTATGGCAAAGCCTTAAAGTTGAGCGGCGAGTTCACCGAGAAATTACTGGAATTGGTACACAGCGAATCGATCCGCAAACAGACCGAGATCATGAACGCTGGCCAGTCTGAAGCAGCGGCTCAAGAGCAACTGTCGCATTCGTAA
- the aroA gene encoding 3-phosphoshikimate 1-carboxyvinyltransferase: MSKNITVSRSNKVVNATIQLTGSKSECNRALVIEALSGGKVKVTNVSDAADAVTLSGILRNATADAQGSPRTVDIGPAGTAMRFLTAYFPLQDGEILLTGTERMKQRPIGILVDAMRKLGARIDYAENEGFPPLHIKGGFDQVTDTITVQGDISSQYITALLLIAPNLPKGLDLHIAGELTSRPYVEMTLSMLKQAGIRYEWNDNVISIPNQEFSETQIWVEPDWSAASYWYSVAALADEAELFLPGLTSYSLQGDSVITELMANFGITSQFKDGGVHLKKEPKPVTRKIFDLKSCPDLAQTLIVVCAALGHEATFTGLETLKIKETDRIAALQNELGKMGVKLIEKGQVYKLDCSEKFVPEHITIATYEDHRMAMAFAPLALIIPNVEIEEAEVVNKSYPAFWDDFAKAGFEVR; encoded by the coding sequence ATGTCAAAAAATATAACGGTTAGCCGCAGTAATAAAGTGGTTAATGCTACTATTCAACTTACCGGATCCAAAAGCGAATGTAACCGCGCTTTGGTGATCGAGGCGTTAAGCGGTGGCAAGGTCAAAGTGACCAATGTGTCAGACGCTGCGGATGCCGTCACTCTTTCGGGTATACTGCGTAATGCAACGGCTGATGCTCAAGGTTCGCCGCGCACAGTGGATATCGGTCCTGCCGGCACAGCAATGCGCTTCCTTACCGCTTACTTTCCCCTGCAAGATGGCGAGATACTGCTTACCGGTACCGAACGCATGAAGCAACGCCCTATCGGCATCCTTGTAGATGCCATGAGAAAGTTAGGCGCACGTATCGATTATGCCGAGAACGAAGGATTCCCTCCTTTGCACATCAAAGGCGGTTTTGATCAAGTAACCGATACCATCACCGTTCAAGGTGATATCAGCAGTCAATACATTACGGCCTTGTTGCTCATCGCTCCTAACCTTCCGAAAGGACTGGATCTGCATATCGCAGGTGAACTGACCTCTCGCCCTTATGTGGAGATGACCTTGAGCATGCTCAAACAAGCCGGCATTCGCTATGAGTGGAACGATAACGTCATCAGTATCCCTAACCAAGAATTTTCTGAAACGCAGATCTGGGTTGAACCGGATTGGAGTGCGGCCTCGTACTGGTATTCGGTAGCCGCATTGGCTGACGAAGCAGAATTGTTCCTACCTGGATTGACCTCTTACAGCCTGCAAGGAGATAGCGTGATCACCGAACTTATGGCTAACTTCGGCATCACCTCGCAATTTAAAGACGGTGGTGTACATTTAAAGAAAGAGCCTAAGCCGGTCACACGCAAGATATTTGACCTTAAAAGCTGCCCTGACCTGGCGCAAACGCTGATCGTAGTTTGTGCTGCCTTAGGCCACGAGGCTACGTTTACCGGCTTGGAGACCTTGAAGATCAAGGAGACCGACCGCATCGCTGCACTGCAAAATGAGTTAGGCAAAATGGGCGTAAAACTGATCGAGAAAGGTCAGGTGTATAAACTTGACTGTTCAGAGAAGTTTGTCCCCGAGCACATTACTATAGCTACGTACGAAGATCACCGCATGGCCATGGCATTTGCGCCGCTTGCGCTGATTATCCCAAATGTAGAGATCGAAGAAGCCGAGGTGGTCAACAAGTCATACCCGGCATTTTGGGATGACTTTGCGAAGGCTGGGTTTGAGGTGAGATAG
- the bioB gene encoding biotin synthase BioB has translation MTEVRHDWTKEEISDIYHSPLLDLIYRAATVHRENKDYAEVQISSLISVKTGGCPEDCAYCPQAARYQTGVNVHAILPKEEVVAAAQKAKAGGASRLCMGAAWREVRDNRDFDKVIEMVQAVNQLDMEVCCTLGMLTEQQAQRLADAGLYAYNHNLDTSEDDYKRIITTRTYDDRLQTLHNVRKAKISVCSGGIIGLGETEEDRISMLRTLSNLPQHPESVPVNALVPVQGTPLADQPRVSVWDMVRMIATARIIMPRTQVRLSAGRTEMSTVEQALCFMAGASSIFAGEKLLTTPNPSFDDDMAMFELLGLTPRKAFKNGRPHQAKEEVVAAEV, from the coding sequence ATGACCGAAGTTAGACACGACTGGACAAAAGAGGAGATCTCTGACATATACCATAGCCCGCTGTTAGACCTGATCTATCGTGCGGCCACCGTTCACCGCGAAAATAAGGATTACGCCGAAGTACAGATCAGTTCGCTGATCTCGGTAAAAACAGGCGGTTGCCCTGAGGATTGCGCATACTGCCCTCAGGCGGCCCGTTACCAGACCGGTGTGAACGTACATGCCATTTTACCAAAAGAGGAGGTAGTAGCTGCTGCCCAAAAGGCCAAAGCTGGTGGTGCATCACGCTTATGCATGGGTGCCGCCTGGCGCGAAGTGCGCGACAACCGCGACTTTGACAAGGTGATCGAGATGGTTCAAGCCGTTAATCAACTGGATATGGAGGTTTGCTGTACCCTGGGTATGCTTACCGAGCAGCAAGCACAGCGCCTGGCCGATGCCGGTCTGTATGCCTACAACCATAACCTTGATACCTCAGAGGACGATTACAAACGCATCATCACCACGCGTACTTATGACGATCGTTTACAGACCTTGCACAACGTTCGCAAAGCTAAGATATCGGTTTGCAGTGGTGGTATAATTGGTTTAGGTGAAACTGAAGAGGACCGTATCTCAATGTTGAGGACGCTATCTAACCTGCCACAACATCCGGAATCAGTACCAGTGAACGCTTTAGTACCCGTTCAAGGTACCCCGTTGGCTGATCAGCCTCGCGTTTCGGTTTGGGACATGGTACGTATGATAGCCACCGCGCGTATTATCATGCCACGTACGCAGGTGCGTTTATCGGCTGGCCGCACCGAAATGAGCACTGTTGAACAGGCATTATGCTTTATGGCGGGTGCCAGTTCGATATTTGCCGGAGAGAAATTACTCACCACACCGAACCCATCATTTGATGATGATATGGCGATGTTCGAACTATTGGGACTAACCCCACGAAAAGCCTTCAAGAACGGCCGCCCACATCAGGCTAAAGAAGAAGTTGTTGCTGCGGAGGTGTAA
- the mgtE gene encoding magnesium transporter — MQSFELDRSDLQRIKVALEGTDADLQEVLGQYHSSQIAILFDKLLPEERERIINILPTEDASEVIAEMEEEQDAAELLVNLAPEKRSEIVEELDYDDATDLIAQLDESDQQEILGDLDEEDASNIRTLLSYKDDTAGGLMNTQLIKVNTQLTKNEALEEIIRLSEEMEEFYTLYAVNDEDKLMGILSLKDIIKAKKQVTVAELVNTDFVFVKADLDQEEVAKLISQYNLTSVPVVSDDMKLLGRITVDDIIDVLQEENTEDILKISGVSEDEELAGKWQDAIKSRLPWLVINLATAFLAASVIRSFDDVAKKLPVISAYMVIIAGMGGNAATQALAVTVRRISLSDLTDQQAYSTVRKEFLVGMINGAATGLIVFVVAMFYDANPMLGLVMFLAMTGNLIVAGLTGATIPLLLKRVGIDPAVASSIIITTFTDCVGFLMPLWFATKLLL; from the coding sequence ATGCAGTCCTTCGAATTAGACAGATCAGATCTACAGCGGATCAAGGTTGCCCTTGAGGGTACCGATGCCGACCTGCAAGAGGTTCTGGGTCAGTACCATAGCTCGCAGATCGCTATTCTTTTCGATAAGTTACTGCCTGAGGAGCGTGAGCGCATCATCAATATCCTGCCTACTGAGGATGCATCTGAGGTTATCGCCGAAATGGAGGAGGAGCAGGACGCCGCCGAACTGTTGGTGAACCTGGCCCCCGAAAAACGCTCCGAGATCGTTGAAGAACTTGATTACGACGACGCTACTGACCTTATCGCCCAGCTTGATGAAAGCGACCAGCAAGAGATCCTGGGCGATCTTGACGAGGAGGACGCCTCGAATATTCGTACACTTCTAAGTTATAAGGATGATACGGCGGGCGGGTTGATGAATACCCAGCTGATCAAGGTAAATACCCAACTCACCAAGAACGAAGCGCTGGAAGAGATCATTCGACTCTCTGAGGAGATGGAGGAATTCTACACGCTTTACGCGGTGAACGATGAGGATAAGCTGATGGGGATCCTCTCGCTAAAGGACATTATCAAAGCCAAGAAACAAGTGACCGTAGCTGAGCTGGTGAACACTGACTTTGTTTTTGTGAAAGCCGACCTCGACCAGGAGGAGGTAGCTAAGCTGATCTCGCAATATAATCTCACTAGTGTACCGGTAGTAAGCGACGACATGAAGCTTTTGGGCCGTATCACGGTCGATGATATCATTGACGTGCTACAGGAAGAAAATACTGAGGACATTCTGAAGATATCGGGTGTATCGGAAGATGAGGAATTGGCTGGTAAATGGCAGGATGCGATCAAGAGTCGCTTGCCTTGGTTGGTGATAAACCTGGCCACCGCATTTTTGGCGGCATCCGTGATCCGTAGTTTTGATGATGTCGCTAAAAAGCTACCGGTCATATCTGCCTATATGGTCATCATTGCAGGTATGGGTGGTAACGCTGCTACCCAGGCTTTGGCGGTTACCGTTAGGCGTATATCGCTAAGCGATCTGACCGATCAGCAGGCCTATAGCACCGTGCGCAAAGAATTTTTGGTGGGAATGATCAATGGCGCGGCCACCGGACTGATCGTTTTCGTGGTAGCAATGTTCTATGATGCCAACCCCATGCTGGGGTTGGTGATGTTCCTGGCCATGACGGGCAATTTGATCGTTGCGGGCCTTACAGGGGCTACTATACCCTTGTTACTCAAGAGAGTGGGTATCGACCCTGCAGTGGCCTCATCTATCATCATTACCACTTTCACCGACTGCGTAGGATTTTTGATGCCATTGTGGTTCGCAACAAAGCTTTTGTTGTAG